A window of the Ardenticatenales bacterium genome harbors these coding sequences:
- a CDS encoding acylphosphatase, whose amino-acid sequence MMRLEATVYGRVQGVFFRQTTVRQARQLHLTGWVRNQPDGSVAVVAEGDEPALRQFHAFLRQGPPDAHVERVDEQWLPATHEFSQFGVHY is encoded by the coding sequence ATGATGCGATTAGAAGCAACCGTTTATGGTCGGGTGCAGGGGGTCTTTTTTCGCCAGACCACCGTGCGCCAGGCGCGTCAGCTCCATCTGACGGGATGGGTGCGCAATCAGCCGGATGGCTCCGTGGCCGTTGTCGCGGAGGGGGACGAACCGGCGCTGCGCCAGTTCCATGCCTTTTTGCGCCAGGGACCGCCCGATGCTCACGTTGAGCGCGTGGACGAGCAGTGGCTGCCCGCCACGCATGAATTTTCCCAGTTTGGCGTCCATTATTGA